A window of Caretta caretta isolate rCarCar2 chromosome 13, rCarCar1.hap1, whole genome shotgun sequence contains these coding sequences:
- the LOC125622328 gene encoding ubiquitin carboxyl-terminal hydrolase CYLD-like isoform X2, with amino-acid sequence MTGDRSHPPITMRPRRFFILVQDFSGEGGGQVPRGSLLSQAGEPPALDCPFWAKLLDTEAMVQLPARAARELSKEQAGMLQAVTNGDERLGLFRQEGLLRRRGALRPGDRVRVQITSASGEKVRGVLRYRGPMGDSKEQAGVIFGVELVDQPVGSWDGKFSGQSLCHFPSPEHGILLPITKVHKEKADEGPKALSDDPSLRLLDDPPSPSSIRYPPRPEWGSPHGSPSSLLMGGTEEQGEGEKEEGEEEELAFPLLEINSMVEVHDPPIYGVIRWIGAPPDVGETIAGLELEEPLPSGCTDGIYRGMRYFQCPPGKALFVKLRHCRPDARFGAPQPPENPVLRCNSLAFRVYASERVPEDTPPGLGEEGGQRLMGWKKGIQGHCNSCYLDATLFCMFAFSSVLDSLLLRPADKNDGASYEETRDLLRTEIVNPLRKHGYVCATKVMSLRRVLEAAGHSPGFTSEEKDPEEFLTLLFRVLKMEPLFKIRSADKDPQGCIFYQIFMEGGAGGAGRGVPTVQQLLEGSLVAGDLKFTEAPSCLILQMPRNGKDYKAFATILPSLELDLTDLLEDTPRECCICQDLARSECPECYGDPSIGAGSTRQYCTVCWQQVHRHRARRSHHPRALRLPPELEHLPPPPGPLPRQTMQLYAALCIQTSHYVAFARHGPHRGQWLFFDSMADRQGGQNGFNIPRVTPCPEVADYLEMSPEELQVLDPKSLPPCARRLLCDAYMCLYHSPTLGLYK; translated from the exons ATGACGGGCGACAG GTCTCACCCCCCCATCACCATGCGGCCACGCCGGTTCTTCATCTTGGTGCAGGATTTctctggggaaggtggggggcaggtgcCCCGGGGCAGCCTCCTGAGCCAGGCGGGCGAGCCCCCCGCTCTGGACTGCCCCTTCTGGGCCAAGCTGCTGGACACGGAGGCCATGGTGCAGCTGCCGGCTCGGGCTGCACGGGAGCTGAGCAAAGAGCAAGCCGGGATGCTGCAGGCCGTGACCAATGGGGACGAGCGACTGGGGCTCTTCAGACAGGAGGGGCTGCTGCGCAGGCGGGGGGCCCTGCGCCCAGGGGACCGGGTCCGGGTCCAGATCACCTCGGCCTCCGGGGAAAAGGTCCGGGGTGTCCTGCGCTACCGGGGACCCATGGGAGACAGCAAGGAGCAGGCTGGAGTCATCTTTGGGGTGGAGCTGGTG GATCAGCCTGTTGGCTCATGGGATGGCAAATTCAGTGGCCAATCGCTCTGCCACTTCCCCTCTCCGGAGCACGGGATCCTCCTGCCAATCACCAAAGTCCATAAAG AAAAGGCTGATGAAGGCCCCAAGGCCTTGAGTGATGACCCCTCCCTAAGGCTCCTCGAtgaccccccatccccctcctccattcggTATCCACCCAGGCCGGAATGGGGGTCCCCTCAtggctctccctcctccctgttgATGGGGGGCActgaggagcagggggaaggggagaaggaggaaggagaggaggaggagctggcttTTCCTCTGCTGGAAATCAACTCAATGGTGGAGGTGCACGACCCCCCCATCTACGGGGTGATCCGCTGGATTGGGGCGCCGCCGGATGTGGGGGAGACCattgcagggctggagctg GAGGAGCCGCTGCCCTCAGGCTGCACGGACGGGATCTACCGAGGGATGCGGTACTTCCAGTGCCCGCCCGGCAAGGCCCTCTTCGTCAAGCTACGCCACTGCCGGCCCGATGCCCGCTTCGGggctccccagccccctgagaaCCCCGTGCTGCGCTGCAACTCACTGG ctttcAGGGTCTATGCCAGCGAGCGGGTGCCAGAGGACACCCCCCCAGGGCTGGGTGAAGAGGGGGGGCAGCGCCTGATGGGCTGGAAGAAAGGGATCCAGGGCCATTGCAACTCCTGCTACCTCGATGCCACCCTCTTCTG CATGTTTGCCTTCAGCTCCGTGCTGGACTCGCTGCTGCTGCGCCCCGCGGACAAGAACGATGGGGCGTCTTACGAGGAGACCCGGGACCTGCTGAGAACTGAGATCGTTAACCCCCTGCGCAA acacggCTACGTCTGCGCCACCAAGGTGATGTCCCTGCGGCGGGTCCTGGAGGCAGCTGGACACTCCCCAGGCTTCACCAGCGAGGagaaag accccgagGAGTTCCTCACCCTGCTGTTCCGGGTGCTGAAGATGGAGCCCCTCTTTAAGATCCG gtcAGCGGACAAGGACCCCCAGGGCTGCATCTTCTACCAGATCTTCAtggagggtggtgcagggggggcaggccggggggtccccacagtgcagcagctgctggaggggtCACTGGTCGCCGGTGACCTCAAGTTCACTGAG GCTCCCTCCTGCCTCATCCTGCAGATGCCCCGCAATGGCAAGGACTACAAGGCCTTCgccaccatcctgcccagcctggAGCTGGACCTCACTGACCTGCTGGAGGACA CCCCCCGGGAGTGCTGTATCTGCCAGGATCTGGCGCGGAGCGAATGCCCCGAGTGCTACGGGGACCCCAGCATCGGGGCAGGGAGCACCCGTcagtactgcactgtctgctggcaGCAG gttCACCGTCACCGTGCCCGGCGCTCCCACCACCCCCGCGCCCTGCGCCTACCCCCAGagctggagcacctgccacccccaccaggccccctgccccgccaGACTATGCAGCTCTACGCCGCCCTCTGCATCCAGACCAGCCACTATGTGGCCTTCGCCCGCCACGGTCCGCACCGCGGCCAATGGCTCTTCTTTGACAGCATGGCCGACCGCCAGG GTGGCCAGAATGGCTTCAACATCCCACGGGTCACACCTTGCCCGGAGGTGGCCGACTACCTGGAGATGAGCCCGGAGGAGCTCCAGGTGCTGgaccccaagtccctgcccccctgcGCCCGACGCCTGCTCTGTGATGCCTACATGTGCCTCTACCACAGCCCCACCCTTGGGCTCTACAAATAG
- the LOC125622328 gene encoding ubiquitin carboxyl-terminal hydrolase CYLD-like isoform X1, translating to MTGDRSHPPITMRPRRFFILVQDFSGEGGGQVPRGSLLSQAGEPPALDCPFWAKLLDTEAMVQLPARAARELSKEQAGMLQAVTNGDERLGLFRQEGLLRRRGALRPGDRVRVQITSASGEKVRGVLRYRGPMGDSKEQAGVIFGVELVGSAAGKGFTDGSFRGQKFFSCRENCGVFVPVSRIEPDEGAECSPLIAPRGSRRACTRLQLATGDPLKSSPPLELGDRVFFKMGDSAPGGTVFFCDYLPKKEMAGVFVGICLDQPVGSWDGKFSGQSLCHFPSPEHGILLPITKVHKEKADEGPKALSDDPSLRLLDDPPSPSSIRYPPRPEWGSPHGSPSSLLMGGTEEQGEGEKEEGEEEELAFPLLEINSMVEVHDPPIYGVIRWIGAPPDVGETIAGLELEEPLPSGCTDGIYRGMRYFQCPPGKALFVKLRHCRPDARFGAPQPPENPVLRCNSLAFRVYASERVPEDTPPGLGEEGGQRLMGWKKGIQGHCNSCYLDATLFCMFAFSSVLDSLLLRPADKNDGASYEETRDLLRTEIVNPLRKHGYVCATKVMSLRRVLEAAGHSPGFTSEEKDPEEFLTLLFRVLKMEPLFKIRSADKDPQGCIFYQIFMEGGAGGAGRGVPTVQQLLEGSLVAGDLKFTEAPSCLILQMPRNGKDYKAFATILPSLELDLTDLLEDTPRECCICQDLARSECPECYGDPSIGAGSTRQYCTVCWQQVHRHRARRSHHPRALRLPPELEHLPPPPGPLPRQTMQLYAALCIQTSHYVAFARHGPHRGQWLFFDSMADRQGGQNGFNIPRVTPCPEVADYLEMSPEELQVLDPKSLPPCARRLLCDAYMCLYHSPTLGLYK from the exons ATGACGGGCGACAG GTCTCACCCCCCCATCACCATGCGGCCACGCCGGTTCTTCATCTTGGTGCAGGATTTctctggggaaggtggggggcaggtgcCCCGGGGCAGCCTCCTGAGCCAGGCGGGCGAGCCCCCCGCTCTGGACTGCCCCTTCTGGGCCAAGCTGCTGGACACGGAGGCCATGGTGCAGCTGCCGGCTCGGGCTGCACGGGAGCTGAGCAAAGAGCAAGCCGGGATGCTGCAGGCCGTGACCAATGGGGACGAGCGACTGGGGCTCTTCAGACAGGAGGGGCTGCTGCGCAGGCGGGGGGCCCTGCGCCCAGGGGACCGGGTCCGGGTCCAGATCACCTCGGCCTCCGGGGAAAAGGTCCGGGGTGTCCTGCGCTACCGGGGACCCATGGGAGACAGCAAGGAGCAGGCTGGAGTCATCTTTGGGGTGGAGCTGGTG GGATCAGCGGCTGGGAAGGGTTTTACCGACGGCTCCTTCAGAGGCCAGAAGTTCTTCTCATGCCGGGAGAACTGCGGGGTTTTTGTGCCTGTGAGCCGGATTGAGCCGGATGAGGGGGCCGAGTGCAGCCCCCTGATAGCTCCCCGGGGCAGCCGCCGGGCATGCACCAGGCTCCAGCTGGCCACAGGGGACCCCCTCAAATCTTCTCCACCCCTGGAGCTCGGAGATCGGGTCTTCTTCAAGATGGGTGACAGCGCCCCTGGGGGCACTGTGTTTTTCTGCGACTATCTGCCCAAGAAGGAGATGGCTGGGGTCTTCGTGGGGATCTGCCTG GATCAGCCTGTTGGCTCATGGGATGGCAAATTCAGTGGCCAATCGCTCTGCCACTTCCCCTCTCCGGAGCACGGGATCCTCCTGCCAATCACCAAAGTCCATAAAG AAAAGGCTGATGAAGGCCCCAAGGCCTTGAGTGATGACCCCTCCCTAAGGCTCCTCGAtgaccccccatccccctcctccattcggTATCCACCCAGGCCGGAATGGGGGTCCCCTCAtggctctccctcctccctgttgATGGGGGGCActgaggagcagggggaaggggagaaggaggaaggagaggaggaggagctggcttTTCCTCTGCTGGAAATCAACTCAATGGTGGAGGTGCACGACCCCCCCATCTACGGGGTGATCCGCTGGATTGGGGCGCCGCCGGATGTGGGGGAGACCattgcagggctggagctg GAGGAGCCGCTGCCCTCAGGCTGCACGGACGGGATCTACCGAGGGATGCGGTACTTCCAGTGCCCGCCCGGCAAGGCCCTCTTCGTCAAGCTACGCCACTGCCGGCCCGATGCCCGCTTCGGggctccccagccccctgagaaCCCCGTGCTGCGCTGCAACTCACTGG ctttcAGGGTCTATGCCAGCGAGCGGGTGCCAGAGGACACCCCCCCAGGGCTGGGTGAAGAGGGGGGGCAGCGCCTGATGGGCTGGAAGAAAGGGATCCAGGGCCATTGCAACTCCTGCTACCTCGATGCCACCCTCTTCTG CATGTTTGCCTTCAGCTCCGTGCTGGACTCGCTGCTGCTGCGCCCCGCGGACAAGAACGATGGGGCGTCTTACGAGGAGACCCGGGACCTGCTGAGAACTGAGATCGTTAACCCCCTGCGCAA acacggCTACGTCTGCGCCACCAAGGTGATGTCCCTGCGGCGGGTCCTGGAGGCAGCTGGACACTCCCCAGGCTTCACCAGCGAGGagaaag accccgagGAGTTCCTCACCCTGCTGTTCCGGGTGCTGAAGATGGAGCCCCTCTTTAAGATCCG gtcAGCGGACAAGGACCCCCAGGGCTGCATCTTCTACCAGATCTTCAtggagggtggtgcagggggggcaggccggggggtccccacagtgcagcagctgctggaggggtCACTGGTCGCCGGTGACCTCAAGTTCACTGAG GCTCCCTCCTGCCTCATCCTGCAGATGCCCCGCAATGGCAAGGACTACAAGGCCTTCgccaccatcctgcccagcctggAGCTGGACCTCACTGACCTGCTGGAGGACA CCCCCCGGGAGTGCTGTATCTGCCAGGATCTGGCGCGGAGCGAATGCCCCGAGTGCTACGGGGACCCCAGCATCGGGGCAGGGAGCACCCGTcagtactgcactgtctgctggcaGCAG gttCACCGTCACCGTGCCCGGCGCTCCCACCACCCCCGCGCCCTGCGCCTACCCCCAGagctggagcacctgccacccccaccaggccccctgccccgccaGACTATGCAGCTCTACGCCGCCCTCTGCATCCAGACCAGCCACTATGTGGCCTTCGCCCGCCACGGTCCGCACCGCGGCCAATGGCTCTTCTTTGACAGCATGGCCGACCGCCAGG GTGGCCAGAATGGCTTCAACATCCCACGGGTCACACCTTGCCCGGAGGTGGCCGACTACCTGGAGATGAGCCCGGAGGAGCTCCAGGTGCTGgaccccaagtccctgcccccctgcGCCCGACGCCTGCTCTGTGATGCCTACATGTGCCTCTACCACAGCCCCACCCTTGGGCTCTACAAATAG
- the LOC125622328 gene encoding ubiquitin carboxyl-terminal hydrolase CYLD-like isoform X3: MTGDRSHPPITMRPRRFFILVQDFSGEGGGQVPRGSLLSQAGEPPALDCPFWAKLLDTEAMVQLPARAARELSKEQAGMLQAVTNGDERLGLFRQEGLLRRRGALRPGDRVRVQITSASGEKVRGVLRYRGPMGDSKEQAGVIFGVELVGSAAGKGFTDGSFRGQKFFSCRENCGVFVPVSRIEPDEGAECSPLIAPRGSRRACTRLQLATGDPLKSSPPLELGDRVFFKMGDSAPGGTVFFCDYLPKKEMAGVFVGICLDQPVGSWDGKFSGQSLCHFPSPEHGILLPITKVHKEKADEGPKALSDDPSLRLLDDPPSPSSIRYPPRPEWGSPHGSPSSLLMGGTEEQGEGEKEEGEEEELAFPLLEINSMVEVHDPPIYGVIRWIGAPPDVGETIAGLELEEPLPSGCTDGIYRGMRYFQCPPGKALFVKLRHCRPDARFGAPQPPENPVLRCNSLAFRVYASERVPEDTPPGLGEEGGQRLMGWKKGIQGHCNSCYLDATLFCMFAFSSVLDSLLLRPADKNDGASYEETRDLLRTEIVNPLRKHGYVCATKVMSLRRVLEAAGHSPGFTSEEKDPEEFLTLLFRVLKMEPLFKIRSADKDPQGCIFYQIFMEGGAGGAGRGVPTVQQLLEGSLVAGDLKFTEAPSCLILQMPRNGKDYKAFATILPSLELDLTDLLEDTPRECCICQDLARSECPECYGDPSIGAGSTRQYCTVCWQQVARMASTSHGSHLARRWPTTWR, translated from the exons ATGACGGGCGACAG GTCTCACCCCCCCATCACCATGCGGCCACGCCGGTTCTTCATCTTGGTGCAGGATTTctctggggaaggtggggggcaggtgcCCCGGGGCAGCCTCCTGAGCCAGGCGGGCGAGCCCCCCGCTCTGGACTGCCCCTTCTGGGCCAAGCTGCTGGACACGGAGGCCATGGTGCAGCTGCCGGCTCGGGCTGCACGGGAGCTGAGCAAAGAGCAAGCCGGGATGCTGCAGGCCGTGACCAATGGGGACGAGCGACTGGGGCTCTTCAGACAGGAGGGGCTGCTGCGCAGGCGGGGGGCCCTGCGCCCAGGGGACCGGGTCCGGGTCCAGATCACCTCGGCCTCCGGGGAAAAGGTCCGGGGTGTCCTGCGCTACCGGGGACCCATGGGAGACAGCAAGGAGCAGGCTGGAGTCATCTTTGGGGTGGAGCTGGTG GGATCAGCGGCTGGGAAGGGTTTTACCGACGGCTCCTTCAGAGGCCAGAAGTTCTTCTCATGCCGGGAGAACTGCGGGGTTTTTGTGCCTGTGAGCCGGATTGAGCCGGATGAGGGGGCCGAGTGCAGCCCCCTGATAGCTCCCCGGGGCAGCCGCCGGGCATGCACCAGGCTCCAGCTGGCCACAGGGGACCCCCTCAAATCTTCTCCACCCCTGGAGCTCGGAGATCGGGTCTTCTTCAAGATGGGTGACAGCGCCCCTGGGGGCACTGTGTTTTTCTGCGACTATCTGCCCAAGAAGGAGATGGCTGGGGTCTTCGTGGGGATCTGCCTG GATCAGCCTGTTGGCTCATGGGATGGCAAATTCAGTGGCCAATCGCTCTGCCACTTCCCCTCTCCGGAGCACGGGATCCTCCTGCCAATCACCAAAGTCCATAAAG AAAAGGCTGATGAAGGCCCCAAGGCCTTGAGTGATGACCCCTCCCTAAGGCTCCTCGAtgaccccccatccccctcctccattcggTATCCACCCAGGCCGGAATGGGGGTCCCCTCAtggctctccctcctccctgttgATGGGGGGCActgaggagcagggggaaggggagaaggaggaaggagaggaggaggagctggcttTTCCTCTGCTGGAAATCAACTCAATGGTGGAGGTGCACGACCCCCCCATCTACGGGGTGATCCGCTGGATTGGGGCGCCGCCGGATGTGGGGGAGACCattgcagggctggagctg GAGGAGCCGCTGCCCTCAGGCTGCACGGACGGGATCTACCGAGGGATGCGGTACTTCCAGTGCCCGCCCGGCAAGGCCCTCTTCGTCAAGCTACGCCACTGCCGGCCCGATGCCCGCTTCGGggctccccagccccctgagaaCCCCGTGCTGCGCTGCAACTCACTGG ctttcAGGGTCTATGCCAGCGAGCGGGTGCCAGAGGACACCCCCCCAGGGCTGGGTGAAGAGGGGGGGCAGCGCCTGATGGGCTGGAAGAAAGGGATCCAGGGCCATTGCAACTCCTGCTACCTCGATGCCACCCTCTTCTG CATGTTTGCCTTCAGCTCCGTGCTGGACTCGCTGCTGCTGCGCCCCGCGGACAAGAACGATGGGGCGTCTTACGAGGAGACCCGGGACCTGCTGAGAACTGAGATCGTTAACCCCCTGCGCAA acacggCTACGTCTGCGCCACCAAGGTGATGTCCCTGCGGCGGGTCCTGGAGGCAGCTGGACACTCCCCAGGCTTCACCAGCGAGGagaaag accccgagGAGTTCCTCACCCTGCTGTTCCGGGTGCTGAAGATGGAGCCCCTCTTTAAGATCCG gtcAGCGGACAAGGACCCCCAGGGCTGCATCTTCTACCAGATCTTCAtggagggtggtgcagggggggcaggccggggggtccccacagtgcagcagctgctggaggggtCACTGGTCGCCGGTGACCTCAAGTTCACTGAG GCTCCCTCCTGCCTCATCCTGCAGATGCCCCGCAATGGCAAGGACTACAAGGCCTTCgccaccatcctgcccagcctggAGCTGGACCTCACTGACCTGCTGGAGGACA CCCCCCGGGAGTGCTGTATCTGCCAGGATCTGGCGCGGAGCGAATGCCCCGAGTGCTACGGGGACCCCAGCATCGGGGCAGGGAGCACCCGTcagtactgcactgtctgctggcaGCAG GTGGCCAGAATGGCTTCAACATCCCACGGGTCACACCTTGCCCGGAGGTGGCCGACTACCTGGAGATGA